One genomic window of Polaromonas sp. SP1 includes the following:
- a CDS encoding site-specific recombinase produces MKDLASLLKALNPDAPIAERHVWLIKLFEWIRGDETSVPAAVARVQALMDAVERQPELQARLQAWWQTLIQTVDITTLLADFGFAPRTAFVSELAERLRRKLLPGTPETVDASELFPLVAPTRFDAQWLGALEEPQVARLTLLLSASPKLDAMHWHYSLVDALTYCTAQIRATGFAPELRLRMNRATPHARAFHALPSDIDELRNAFFKPDRDEAQLQAAIAQYRERLDACRQAVNSIYTHLEDNGISVGMVFRLRQLRERILRVRELLDSLLSPKPAMAAVKLLGRRVITAQEGKSIGALISANSTLLSAKVAERSAETGETYITRTRGEYKQMLGKAMGGGAITAFTTLLKFMIVAVGLSAFWSGFWSALMYSASFILIQLLHFTLATKQPAMTAPAMAAKLKDLGSGDAAGTIEAFVDEVTHLVRSQVAAVFGNVFMVVPAVLLVNTLIMLLLGHPMISSAEAHHVLGTLTLLGPTLMWAGFTGGILFAAAMIAGWTENWFVLHRLDSAMRHNPRITAVLGAERAARWSTFMRDNISGFASNIALGFMLGLIPAFTGFFGVELEARHVTLSTGQLAAAGASLGLEAFRHLAIWWCIAAIPLIGALNLSVSFYLAFRLALQAHNVSNVDRARIRSAIWARWRSHPRSFFLI; encoded by the coding sequence ATGAAAGACCTGGCCTCACTCCTCAAGGCGCTGAACCCGGATGCGCCTATCGCCGAGCGCCACGTCTGGCTGATCAAGCTTTTTGAATGGATACGCGGCGACGAAACCTCCGTGCCGGCCGCCGTGGCACGCGTGCAGGCGCTGATGGATGCCGTCGAGCGCCAACCCGAACTGCAGGCGCGCCTTCAGGCCTGGTGGCAAACATTGATCCAGACGGTGGACATCACCACGCTGCTGGCGGATTTCGGCTTTGCACCGCGCACGGCTTTTGTCAGCGAACTGGCCGAGCGTCTTCGCCGCAAGCTGCTGCCCGGCACGCCCGAGACCGTCGACGCCTCGGAGCTCTTCCCGCTGGTGGCGCCCACCCGTTTTGACGCGCAGTGGCTGGGTGCGCTGGAAGAGCCGCAAGTAGCCCGGCTGACCTTGCTGCTCTCGGCCAGCCCGAAGCTGGATGCGATGCACTGGCATTACAGCCTGGTGGACGCACTGACTTACTGCACGGCGCAAATCCGCGCGACGGGTTTTGCCCCCGAGCTGCGCCTGCGCATGAACCGCGCCACGCCGCACGCGCGCGCCTTTCACGCGCTGCCGTCCGACATTGACGAACTCCGCAATGCGTTCTTCAAACCCGACCGGGACGAGGCGCAGCTGCAGGCCGCGATTGCGCAGTACCGCGAGCGCCTTGACGCCTGCCGCCAGGCCGTCAACAGCATCTACACCCACCTGGAAGACAACGGCATCTCGGTGGGCATGGTGTTTCGCCTGCGCCAGCTGCGTGAGCGCATCCTGCGCGTGCGTGAGCTGCTCGACAGCCTGCTCTCGCCCAAGCCCGCCATGGCCGCCGTCAAGCTGCTGGGACGCCGCGTCATCACGGCGCAGGAAGGCAAAAGCATAGGCGCGCTGATCAGCGCGAACTCCACGCTGCTGTCGGCCAAGGTGGCCGAGCGCAGCGCCGAAACCGGCGAGACCTACATCACCCGCACGCGCGGTGAATACAAGCAAATGCTGGGCAAGGCCATGGGCGGCGGCGCCATCACGGCCTTCACCACCCTGCTCAAATTCATGATCGTGGCCGTGGGCCTGTCGGCCTTCTGGAGCGGCTTCTGGTCCGCCCTCATGTATTCGGCCAGCTTCATCCTGATCCAGCTGCTGCACTTCACGCTGGCCACCAAGCAGCCGGCCATGACGGCGCCGGCGATGGCGGCCAAACTCAAGGACCTCGGCTCGGGCGATGCCGCCGGCACCATTGAAGCGTTTGTCGATGAGGTGACGCACCTCGTGCGTTCGCAAGTGGCGGCGGTGTTCGGCAACGTCTTTATGGTCGTGCCCGCCGTGCTGCTGGTCAACACGCTGATCATGCTGCTGCTGGGCCACCCGATGATCAGCAGCGCCGAGGCCCACCATGTGCTGGGCACGCTGACCCTGTTAGGCCCCACCTTGATGTGGGCGGGTTTTACCGGCGGCATTCTGTTTGCGGCCGCGATGATCGCCGGCTGGACGGAAAACTGGTTTGTGCTGCACCGCCTGGACTCGGCCATGCGCCACAACCCGCGCATCACCGCCGTGCTGGGCGCCGAGCGCGCGGCGCGCTGGTCCACCTTCATGCGCGACAACATCTCGGGTTTTGCCTCCAACATCGCGCTGGGTTTCATGCTGGGCTTGATCCCCGCCTTCACCGGCTTCTTCGGCGTCGAACTCGAAGCGCGCCACGTGACGCTCTCGACCGGTCAACTGGCCGCCGCCGGCGCCTCCCTGGGCCTGGAGGCGTTCAGGCACCTTGCGATCTGGTGGTGCATCGCAGCGATTCCACTGATTGGCGCGTTGAATTTAAGCGTGAGTTTTTACCTCGCGTTCCGCCTGGCCTTGCAGGCGCACAACGTGAGCAATGTGGACCGGGCGCGCATTCGTTCGGCGATCTGGGCACGCTGGCGCAGTCACCCACGCAGCTTCTTCCTGATCTAA
- the apaG gene encoding Co2+/Mg2+ efflux protein ApaG translates to MPKYQFTCEVTPQYLPEQSAPEEHIYGFSYTVTITNTGEVAAQLISRHWIISDANGHNEEVKGLGVVGHQPVLKPGESFQYSSGSRLRTPSGTMHGSYFCVAEDGERFETPIPMFVLEAHSGGPNGGAPAGRVLH, encoded by the coding sequence ATGCCCAAATACCAATTCACCTGCGAAGTCACGCCCCAGTACCTGCCCGAACAATCGGCGCCGGAAGAGCATATCTATGGGTTTTCCTATACCGTCACGATCACCAACACCGGCGAGGTGGCGGCCCAGCTGATCTCACGCCACTGGATCATCAGCGACGCCAACGGCCACAACGAAGAGGTCAAGGGCCTGGGCGTTGTGGGCCACCAGCCGGTGCTCAAACCGGGCGAGTCGTTCCAGTACAGCAGCGGCTCACGCCTGCGCACGCCCAGCGGCACCATGCACGGCAGCTATTTTTGCGTGGCCGAAGACGGCGAACGCTTTGAAACGCCCATCCCCATGTTTGTGCTGGAAGCACACAGCGGCGGCCCCAATGGCGGTGCGCCGGCCGGCCGTGTACTGCACTGA
- the rpe gene encoding ribulose-phosphate 3-epimerase translates to MRKNQPPTYRIAPSILSADFARLGDELKAVIAGGADWIHFDVMDNHYVPNLTFGPMICQALKPHAKKADGTPVPVDVHLMVQPVDALAAAFADAGADLISFHPEASGHVHRSVQAIKAKGCKAGLVFNPATPLDVLDWVIEDLDLILIMSVNPGFGGQSFIESALRKIEGARKRIDASGKDIRLEVDGGIKTDNIARVAAAGADTFVAGSAIFGKPDYKAVIDAMRAELVK, encoded by the coding sequence ATGCGAAAAAACCAGCCCCCTACCTACCGCATCGCCCCCTCCATCCTGTCCGCCGATTTCGCCCGCCTGGGCGACGAGCTCAAGGCCGTCATCGCCGGCGGCGCCGACTGGATCCACTTCGATGTGATGGACAACCACTATGTGCCCAACCTGACCTTCGGGCCCATGATCTGCCAGGCGCTCAAGCCGCACGCCAAAAAGGCCGACGGCACGCCCGTGCCGGTTGATGTGCACCTGATGGTGCAGCCCGTCGATGCACTGGCCGCCGCCTTTGCCGACGCCGGCGCCGACCTCATCAGCTTTCACCCCGAGGCTTCGGGCCATGTGCACCGCAGCGTGCAGGCGATCAAGGCCAAGGGCTGCAAGGCCGGGCTGGTGTTCAACCCGGCCACGCCGCTCGATGTGCTCGATTGGGTGATCGAAGACCTCGACCTGATTTTGATCATGAGCGTCAACCCGGGCTTCGGCGGCCAAAGTTTTATCGAGTCGGCGCTGCGCAAGATCGAAGGGGCGAGAAAACGCATCGACGCGTCGGGCAAAGACATCCGCCTCGAAGTCGACGGCGGCATCAAGACGGACAACATCGCACGGGTCGCCGCGGCCGGCGCTGATACTTTCGTAGCAGGCAGCGCCATCTTCGGCAAGCCCGATTACAAGGCGGTCATTGACGCCATGCGTGCAGAACTGGTGAAATGA
- a CDS encoding adenylate/guanylate cyclase domain-containing protein has protein sequence MTEPVRQPAEGPQPLRRSRVLVVDDTEDIRYFLATLLQDRYEVIAASSGEDCLQAVLADKRPEIILLDVVMPGMDGYEVMGRLANDARTADIPVIFLTALASVEEEQRGLDLGATDYITKPISPPVLLARVRLHLERSANAKRLKSLSEQLSRYLAPQVYQSLFDGSRRAEIQTQRKRLTVFFSDIKNFTVSTAEWQPEEVTFLLNSYFEEMSLIAAEYGATLDKFIGDAIVIFFGDPHTLGPRQDAVQCVRMAVAMQKRMGELRQRWKEMAIPRAFEIRIGINSGLCDVGNFGSNLRMDYTIIGREVNLAARLEQAAEPGGILVSRDTYELVKDDIRLDARDPIVVKGFAEPITVFAVHATSGAAVPADLVAPHAVAAVPPQTAAARLAAAQAGSADVNLPEHVDGLDMAVGLTRAMGMKAFYLSMLQRFLEGRSDAPVRIREALSAGDFKTAELLSHSLRGVSAQIGALRLPADAEALEQALHEKRPPQDVEALLVRMEASLGELVGSLRSGLPHPGAEGPQ, from the coding sequence ATGACTGAACCTGTGAGGCAACCGGCAGAGGGGCCGCAACCCTTGCGGCGATCCCGCGTCCTGGTGGTCGACGACACCGAGGACATCCGCTACTTCCTGGCGACGCTGCTTCAGGACCGCTATGAGGTGATTGCCGCCTCCTCCGGCGAGGACTGCCTGCAGGCGGTGCTGGCCGACAAGCGACCCGAGATCATCCTGCTGGACGTGGTCATGCCCGGGATGGACGGCTACGAAGTGATGGGCCGGCTTGCCAATGATGCGCGCACGGCCGATATCCCCGTCATTTTTCTCACGGCGCTTGCCAGCGTGGAAGAAGAGCAGCGTGGGCTTGACCTCGGCGCGACCGACTACATCACCAAGCCCATCAGCCCGCCGGTGCTGCTGGCGCGTGTGCGGCTTCACCTGGAGCGCAGCGCCAATGCCAAGCGGCTCAAGTCCCTGTCCGAGCAGCTGTCGCGCTACCTGGCGCCACAGGTATACCAGTCGCTGTTTGACGGCTCCCGCCGGGCCGAGATCCAGACCCAGCGCAAGCGCCTGACGGTGTTTTTCTCAGACATCAAGAACTTCACCGTATCGACGGCCGAGTGGCAACCCGAAGAGGTTACCTTTTTGCTCAACAGTTACTTCGAGGAGATGTCGCTGATTGCGGCCGAATACGGCGCCACCCTGGACAAATTCATCGGCGACGCCATCGTCATCTTCTTCGGCGACCCGCACACGCTGGGCCCGCGCCAGGACGCGGTGCAATGCGTCAGGATGGCCGTGGCCATGCAAAAGCGCATGGGCGAGCTGCGCCAGCGCTGGAAGGAAATGGCGATCCCACGCGCTTTTGAAATCCGCATCGGCATCAATTCAGGGTTGTGCGATGTGGGCAACTTCGGCAGCAACCTGCGCATGGACTACACCATCATCGGGCGCGAAGTGAACCTGGCCGCCCGGCTGGAGCAGGCCGCGGAGCCCGGCGGCATTTTGGTGTCGCGGGACACCTATGAGCTGGTGAAAGACGACATCCGGCTCGATGCCCGCGACCCCATCGTGGTCAAGGGCTTTGCCGAGCCCATCACGGTGTTTGCAGTGCACGCCACCAGCGGGGCGGCCGTGCCCGCAGATCTGGTTGCGCCGCACGCCGTGGCCGCTGTGCCCCCGCAGACCGCTGCCGCCAGGCTCGCCGCGGCCCAGGCGGGCTCTGCCGATGTGAACTTGCCTGAACACGTGGACGGCCTCGACATGGCGGTGGGGCTGACCCGCGCCATGGGCATGAAGGCGTTTTACCTCTCCATGCTCCAGCGTTTCCTGGAGGGCCGCAGCGACGCACCGGTGCGCATCCGCGAAGCACTGAGCGCCGGCGACTTCAAGACGGCGGAGCTGCTCAGCCATTCGCTGCGCGGGGTGTCCGCGCAAATCGGCGCCTTGCGCCTGCCGGCCGACGCCGAAGCGCTCGAGCAGGCCCTGCACGAGAAGAGGCCGCCCCAAGACGTAGAGGCCCTGCTGGTGCGGATGGAGGCTTCGCTGGGTGAGCTGGTGGGCTCGCTGCGGTCCGGCCTGCCTCACCCCGGCGCCGAGGGCCCACAATGA
- a CDS encoding response regulator transcription factor, which yields MHSNDIYAVTSKGQQELRSAATTISPAEVELLVRLDGILSIGQIRQSVGDVAGASLENTMNLLHAKGLVAPVPPDPFAGSLQFQLSPTALTEAGAEADFCAATLKKSNYYVRIARPRGTPRVRAPGERLSAIIVDDEEHLAKFLHHYLTFEGFDVRIAGSRAEVVAEFRKPPIPDLVLLDVMLPDADGFDILLRIRSHPQLKDVPVIMLTAKATREAVLKGLASGADGYVTKPVETESLLQAVRTVLGSQ from the coding sequence GTGCACAGCAACGATATCTACGCCGTCACTTCCAAAGGCCAGCAGGAACTGCGCAGCGCCGCCACCACCATTTCGCCCGCCGAGGTCGAATTGCTGGTGCGGCTCGACGGCATCCTGTCTATCGGCCAGATCCGCCAGAGCGTGGGCGACGTTGCGGGCGCCTCGCTCGAAAACACCATGAACCTGCTCCATGCCAAGGGGCTGGTGGCGCCGGTTCCACCGGATCCTTTTGCCGGTTCGCTGCAGTTCCAGCTCTCTCCAACGGCCCTCACCGAGGCCGGTGCGGAAGCCGACTTCTGCGCGGCCACGCTCAAAAAATCCAATTACTACGTGCGCATTGCCCGCCCCCGCGGAACGCCGCGCGTGCGCGCGCCCGGCGAGCGCCTGTCGGCCATCATCGTGGACGACGAAGAGCACCTTGCCAAATTCCTTCACCACTACCTCACCTTTGAAGGCTTTGACGTGCGCATCGCCGGCTCGCGCGCAGAAGTCGTGGCCGAGTTCCGCAAGCCGCCGATTCCCGACCTGGTGCTGCTGGATGTGATGCTGCCCGACGCCGACGGCTTTGACATCCTGCTGCGAATCCGCTCGCACCCGCAACTCAAGGATGTGCCGGTCATCATGCTGACCGCCAAGGCAACCCGTGAAGCCGTGCTCAAGGGCCTGGCCAGCGGCGCCGACGGTTATGTCACCAAGCCCGTCGAGACGGAGTCCCTGCTCCAGGCGGTTCGCACTGTCCTGGGTTCGCAGTAA
- a CDS encoding PAS domain S-box protein: MKLPTRATINIALCAGMLLIVLSTMVSYITINSLISVAQKESRAGESVLLLERAVSEFKATESLQRRYLLTFARGDLEAYWQAVAVSRQTLQRMQDAHAGPGASPDWRTLAEAITGRLEFMEQAVAARQQSLEAAAEIVSSDANRKLHEDIEVVAGRIKSGELRALEGSREETRKTAQTVKQLILLGGLLCISVFAWAIQRIFRAQDKRRLIEARLSDSEAMSRAVTESMAEGLVTATAEGLIVNANSAARHLFGYRLEDLVGKEVTMLLPARYRMGFSAFFATLPSRQHGFREWDVKVLGLRHDGAEFPVNVSFGDVNVSGQRLFTAIIHDITESNRISEALRDSEAQLRQLTDTVPALIAYVDRDQRFQFHNRAYEEAFGLGRDQIQNKTMQEVLGPVLYAQVKGYVEEALAGYSVRYERAQVTASGDRREYVMNYFPRYGDGDEHGMVIGFSSLGTDVTELKRIDRMKSEFVSTVSHELRTPLTSIRGSLGLVWGGVAGELPERAKSLVGIAKNNCERLIRLINDILDSEKIESGKMTFELQPQELEPLLEQAIADNQGFAEQHGVTLALQKTSGRAQVCVDSDRLIQVVTNLLSNAIKYSPPQGTVQVLIRKNSGRVRVEISDKGPGIPEEFRKRIFQKFSQADSSDTRQKGGTGLGLSISKIIVERMDGSIGFTSGDGKGTTFFFEFPQWREAPPVTAPMGLIARPRVLVCEDDPDVAKLIGMMLDKGGYDADMAHTAEQARDYLKMDSYAAMTVDIKLPYENGLSLIRELRANQRTAWLPVLVLSVTAAEARQHASNQALAISDWLDKPLDETRLLGSLKEAIKNRAVGKRGEAA, from the coding sequence ATGAAGCTGCCAACCCGCGCGACCATTAACATTGCGCTGTGCGCCGGGATGCTCCTGATCGTTCTGAGCACCATGGTTTCCTACATCACCATCAATTCGCTGATCAGTGTCGCGCAGAAAGAGTCCCGCGCTGGCGAGTCCGTTCTTCTCCTTGAGCGGGCAGTCTCGGAATTCAAGGCAACGGAATCGCTGCAGCGGCGCTATCTGCTGACGTTTGCGCGGGGTGACCTTGAGGCTTACTGGCAGGCCGTTGCCGTCAGTCGGCAGACTTTGCAGCGCATGCAGGATGCGCATGCGGGCCCGGGTGCAAGCCCGGACTGGCGCACGCTGGCAGAAGCCATCACCGGCAGGCTGGAGTTCATGGAGCAGGCCGTCGCTGCGCGGCAGCAGAGCCTTGAAGCCGCCGCCGAGATAGTCAGCAGCGATGCGAACCGAAAGTTGCATGAAGACATCGAAGTCGTGGCCGGCCGCATCAAGTCCGGCGAGCTCAGGGCGCTAGAGGGCTCCAGGGAAGAAACCCGCAAAACCGCCCAGACCGTCAAGCAGCTGATACTGCTGGGCGGCCTGCTGTGCATCAGCGTTTTTGCCTGGGCCATCCAGAGGATCTTTCGCGCGCAGGACAAGCGCCGCCTGATCGAAGCAAGGCTTTCCGACAGCGAGGCCATGAGCCGCGCCGTGACCGAGAGCATGGCTGAAGGGCTGGTGACCGCAACCGCAGAGGGGCTCATCGTCAACGCGAACAGCGCTGCCAGGCACCTCTTTGGTTACCGCCTTGAGGACCTGGTCGGCAAGGAAGTGACCATGCTGCTGCCTGCGCGCTATCGCATGGGATTCAGTGCTTTTTTTGCCACGCTGCCTTCACGCCAGCATGGCTTTCGTGAGTGGGACGTCAAAGTCCTGGGCCTGCGTCATGACGGCGCCGAGTTTCCGGTCAATGTTTCTTTCGGCGACGTCAACGTCAGTGGCCAGCGGCTCTTTACCGCCATCATCCACGACATCACCGAAAGCAACCGCATCAGCGAAGCCCTGCGTGACAGCGAAGCTCAACTCCGCCAGCTGACCGACACCGTGCCCGCGCTGATTGCCTATGTCGACAGGGACCAGCGCTTTCAGTTTCACAACCGTGCGTACGAGGAAGCTTTCGGGCTGGGGCGAGATCAAATCCAGAACAAGACCATGCAAGAGGTTCTGGGTCCTGTGTTGTACGCCCAGGTCAAAGGCTATGTTGAAGAGGCCCTGGCAGGCTATTCGGTGCGTTACGAGCGCGCGCAAGTCACCGCCTCCGGTGATCGCCGCGAGTACGTCATGAACTACTTTCCGCGCTACGGCGACGGCGACGAACACGGCATGGTCATCGGCTTCAGTTCACTGGGCACTGATGTCACTGAGCTCAAGCGTATCGACCGCATGAAAAGTGAATTCGTCTCGACCGTCAGCCATGAGCTGCGCACACCGCTGACATCCATACGCGGCTCGCTCGGGCTGGTGTGGGGTGGCGTGGCCGGCGAGCTGCCGGAAAGGGCAAAAAGCCTGGTGGGCATTGCCAAGAACAATTGCGAGCGCCTGATCCGCCTCATCAACGACATCCTCGACAGCGAGAAGATCGAATCCGGCAAGATGACGTTCGAGTTGCAGCCGCAAGAGCTCGAGCCCCTGCTGGAGCAGGCCATCGCCGACAACCAGGGCTTTGCCGAGCAGCATGGCGTTACGCTTGCGCTGCAAAAAACTTCCGGCCGGGCTCAGGTCTGCGTCGACAGCGACCGGCTGATCCAGGTGGTGACCAACCTGCTCTCCAACGCCATCAAATACTCTCCACCGCAAGGCACTGTGCAGGTGCTGATCCGCAAAAATTCCGGCAGGGTTCGGGTTGAAATTTCCGACAAAGGCCCCGGAATCCCTGAGGAATTCCGCAAGCGCATTTTCCAGAAGTTCTCGCAAGCCGACTCATCCGACACTCGCCAAAAAGGCGGCACCGGCCTGGGCCTGAGCATCTCCAAAATCATTGTTGAGCGCATGGACGGCAGCATTGGCTTTACCTCAGGAGACGGCAAAGGCACCACGTTCTTCTTTGAGTTTCCGCAGTGGCGGGAAGCCCCGCCCGTCACCGCGCCCATGGGCCTCATCGCCAGGCCACGCGTGCTGGTGTGTGAAGACGACCCGGATGTCGCCAAGCTCATCGGCATGATGCTGGACAAGGGCGGCTACGACGCCGACATGGCGCACACCGCAGAGCAGGCGCGCGACTACCTCAAGATGGATTCGTACGCGGCGATGACGGTGGACATCAAGCTGCCCTATGAAAACGGCCTGTCGCTCATCCGCGAGCTGCGCGCCAACCAGCGCACCGCCTGGCTGCCGGTGCTGGTGCTGTCGGTCACCGCGGCAGAAGCCCGCCAGCATGCCAGCAACCAGGCGCTGGCGATTTCGGACTGGCTCGACAAGCCGCTGGATGAAACGCGGCTGCTCGGCAGCCTGAAAGAGGCCATCAAGAACCGGGCGGTGGGTAAGCGCGGAGAGGCTGCCTGA
- a CDS encoding uracil-DNA glycosylase, which produces MDQLDAITPSPDRLTSADPAAWPVAPGWRPTTEAFFGSATGQKLLGFLQSRLVAGATIFPPQPLRALELTPPEEVRVVILGQDPYHGLGQAEGLAFSVAPGVALPPSLRNIFKELQRDLGTPPPAFPVPGGSLVKWATHGVLLLNTCLTVEEAQPASHAGKGWEVLTDTLIRQVADGDHPVVFMLWGAHAQSKRALIDAKRHKVLVANHPSPLSALRPPLPFIGCGHFSEARAWRDAQGKS; this is translated from the coding sequence ATGGACCAGCTCGACGCCATTACACCTTCGCCTGATCGCCTCACCAGCGCCGACCCCGCCGCCTGGCCGGTGGCGCCCGGCTGGCGGCCGACCACCGAGGCTTTTTTTGGCAGCGCGACCGGCCAGAAGCTGCTGGGCTTTTTGCAAAGCCGCCTGGTGGCCGGCGCGACGATTTTCCCGCCCCAGCCGCTGCGCGCGCTGGAGCTTACGCCGCCCGAAGAGGTGCGCGTGGTCATCCTGGGGCAAGACCCATATCACGGCTTGGGCCAGGCCGAGGGGCTGGCGTTTTCCGTCGCGCCCGGCGTGGCCTTGCCGCCGTCGCTGCGCAACATTTTTAAAGAGCTGCAACGCGACCTGGGCACGCCGCCGCCCGCCTTTCCGGTGCCCGGCGGCAGCCTGGTGAAGTGGGCGACGCACGGCGTGCTGCTGCTCAACACCTGCCTCACGGTCGAAGAAGCCCAGCCCGCCAGCCACGCCGGCAAAGGCTGGGAAGTCTTGACCGACACCTTGATCCGCCAGGTGGCCGACGGCGACCATCCAGTGGTTTTCATGTTGTGGGGCGCCCATGCCCAGAGCAAGCGGGCGCTGATCGACGCCAAGCGCCACAAGGTGCTGGTGGCCAATCACCCCTCGCCGCTGTCAGCCCTGAGGCCGCCGCTGCCCTTTATCGGCTGCGGGCATTTTTCGGAAGCGCGGGCCTGGCGCGATGCGCAGGGTAAAAGCTGA
- the trpC gene encoding indole-3-glycerol phosphate synthase TrpC produces the protein MSDILDKIIAVKRQEIAEAIRKKPLAVMREDAESRVLTRDFVGALRAKIAAGQPAVIAEIKKASPSKGVLRADFIPADIAQSYAEGDGEISAACLSVLTDKQFFQGSIDYLKQARASCDLPVLRKDFMVDPYQVYEARVMGADCILLIAACLDDAQMKSLEALAMSMDMAVLVEVHDEAELERALKLKTPLIGINNRNLKTFEVSLDATLGMLGKVPADRLLITESGIATPADVQRMRSAGVNAFLVGEAFMRAEEPGLALAQLFGKK, from the coding sequence ATGTCTGACATCCTCGACAAAATCATTGCCGTCAAGCGCCAGGAAATCGCCGAAGCGATCCGCAAGAAACCGCTGGCCGTCATGCGGGAAGACGCCGAGTCGCGCGTGCTCACCCGTGACTTTGTGGGCGCGCTGCGCGCCAAGATCGCGGCGGGCCAGCCTGCGGTGATTGCCGAGATCAAAAAAGCCAGCCCGTCCAAGGGCGTGCTGCGCGCCGATTTCATCCCGGCCGACATCGCGCAAAGCTATGCCGAAGGCGATGGTGAGATCAGCGCGGCTTGCCTGTCGGTGCTGACCGACAAGCAGTTCTTTCAGGGCAGCATCGATTACCTGAAGCAGGCGCGTGCGTCGTGCGACTTGCCGGTGCTGCGCAAGGACTTCATGGTCGACCCTTACCAGGTGTACGAAGCGCGTGTGATGGGCGCCGACTGCATCCTGCTGATCGCCGCCTGCCTGGACGACGCGCAAATGAAGTCGCTGGAAGCGCTGGCCATGTCCATGGACATGGCGGTGCTGGTCGAGGTGCACGACGAGGCCGAGCTGGAGCGCGCGCTCAAGCTCAAGACGCCGCTGATCGGCATCAACAACCGCAACCTCAAGACCTTTGAGGTCTCGCTGGACGCGACGCTGGGAATGCTCGGCAAGGTGCCGGCCGATCGTTTGCTGATCACCGAATCCGGTATTGCCACGCCGGCCGATGTGCAGCGCATGCGCAGCGCCGGCGTGAACGCCTTCCTCGTCGGCGAAGCTTTTATGCGTGCTGAAGAGCCTGGCCTGGCGCTGGCGCAGCTTTTCGGCAAGAAATAA